The window GgaacttttccttcttttttaagaTATGAGAGGTCATCACAGGATTAAGAATTCGAGTAATTTTAAAACGGCGGTTTTGAATGAAGGATGCATGAGAAACAAAAATgacaaaagaaaacatattacaAACTATTTAGGAAGCTACTATCCTTGACTTTCTTAATATCACATGCTATCAATTCAACATTCATTTCCATTACCATGTGAAGAAGATATACTTCGAAAACATACCTGATCTGGGCTTATATACAGCTTGGGACCCATCAAGCTGAACTGAAGAGATTGACAAACAGGCTCCTTTCTTTGAAGGTTATTCTGCTCTGGAGCCCAGCCTTTAGCAATTTGAAAATCCAAGAAATACTGCAAATCCTCTATAGGTGGCTTGTCTGATAAAGGGaacaacacaagaaaaaatatttcaactaGAAATgtcgagatttttttaaaaggtggCATGCAACACAAGTATTCCTAGAAGATTACTCATCCTAGTTCTACACTCGCCTAAGCACATTTGTACACTTCAAAGCTATCATGGGATCCATTGCATTACTGCTGGTGTGATCACAACTACGAatgtctaaaattttaaattattcaaatcaGTAACTTTTATGTTAGATAATAGTTCAGAGTATCTACGCAAGGAATATGCAAAATTCAACAATCCAATTTTCACTTAGATCATACCCAAATCATCTCTAAGACTTTGTTGGTCAGAAGATTGAGCTTTAAGAAAAGGTTAATAACCTTTTACTACATTAATTTTTCACCCTTGTTGCAAGTGCAACAAAATAAACTCCTTATCATACAGGCTATTGAAAAAATTCTTGCTCAAGATTGGCAAAAtgctttagaaaagaaaaaaataataattaatcatcACGACAAAGATTTCGTTTAAAAATCCTTgaccaaaacaaatatattataaattaaaatcaaatttgaatttcaaaCCACAAAAGAGAACACAGGTATGGGATTAGAACTTACACTCCAAATACAAGTCAACTGCCCGGGCCAAATGCTTTATTCCAGGCACTCTTTCAAGGAGAGACACGATAGGTGTAAATGTCATGTTAATCACATCTGGTGCCAATTGCACGGTCTCTGCCCATTTGGCATGACTCTGTTCAAGATCATCACCTCCTCTCCTTCTGAAAATCACTGTTACGTCCTACAGCAAGGAATTTAACTTGTAAATATTTCAGTAACTTCAGAGTAGAAAAGTAATTTAGGAAAAGAAACAGCAAGTGTAAGAGACAAGAATGTGCAATGTAATAAGAAGAGGCTGTGTCAAGAAAAGACTGGGTGAACTGATGAAAGCCATCAATTGATGGCATGgtttagttaaataaataaggGAGCAATTCCATAACACTAACCTTGTCCTTATATTTCAAGGGGGTAGCAATTGATGTGCTTGTTGAGTCTTGAAACCTTTGATCTGCAATGTCTTTCACATAGTTCTCAATATCGGATACTGACAAAGGAGAAGCTTGGTGCTGCCTGATATAAACAACATCCCGTCCACCAATTGTTGCAGATGTGACTATATGGGTACCATAGCTTTCAATGAAGCtggaaaagtaaataaaaccaCAGGTACCAATCAAAAAGCTGATGTTTCCAAACTATTTGATATGATCAAGGGATTCTAACAGATGAATTTCTTGTAGTTATGATGCTCTTTAATGGCATTATAGGTAAGTAAAGAATGATAAGTTTCCACACCAGCAAACTCatgtattatattataaatttttgttaAGTTCTTTTCTATAAGCAATGAGAGCCACAACAAAATACCTTGCCAAGGATGCAGGATCCCAGGAGGAAGGAACAGCACGCTTGACTTCCTCAAGCAAAACTAAGTTAACTTTGGCTATCTGAACTTTATACAAGGGAATGAAATGCCCAACCATTGCAAGGGATTTTGTTCCAGCTGCATCAACTTGCCAAGAGCCAGTGAAATTGAACATGCCATTAAAGCTTCCGAGAGGAATTCGTCCTGATATACCTGATTTTTCATTGAATTGTCCTGCCATCTGAAAATTCAAgcaaaatgtttattttgaactCCACATTTCACTACATTAGTAATTCAACAATAAATAGAAACTTCACTACAATAATAATgacgacaaaaaaaaaccctattaaAAAGGGCATACTGATCAATAAATATACATTTCTGCAGAAATGATTCACCATGAACACGGACACGGACAGCAATAAAAGCCATAATATTGATGAAaactatacaaaaaaaagacatgCTATTTGATCCAGTCCATAAATTATGAcgttttatttatattcaacTTAAGAGTGAAATCATTAAGGTCCATCaatggaataaataaatatagagtAAAGAATCTGAGAACCACtgatcaataaatataaatttctgCAGAAATGATTCACCATGAACACCAAAGATGATTAAAGACCAGAAAGcttgaaaaaacaagataaaatctGGATCCAGACTGGAAATCAGTAATGGTAATGGTAATGATAGAGAGAATTTAAGCACCTTCAACacaccagaaaaaaatattagcatttCAATCTATTCTTCTTCACCAATATATTCATATGCATTTATCTACCATCAATATTCCAAATCAAAGAGTTCATCATCTTTGTGCTCGTAAAGTATAGCTTAGTTGTTTAGTTCTTGGGCCATTTGGCCCCTTCACCAGGAAAGAAATGTATGCAGAGGATGCCTTTTGTTGAGCCCAAGCTTTGAACACAAAGTGTTTATCAAAATCCATGAATACAACCACCTTCATAAATCAAAACAGTTGCAACAGAACATTCATACATGACCTGGGACTTTTCATGAACATGATAGAATTTCTTCTCGAAATCACAACATCGCAGAAATTACAGAAATGTAAAAATGAAAAGGTCTccataaactaagaaaaaacgTAATCGTAAATGCCCCTTGGTTAAAAGGTGGGCAAGATACTGGGCATAAAAGTTACGCCACAATCTCTAAGAATTTAGCAGTTACATCAATAATCCTTATTTTTGGTTTCACATCACAGCaatgtgaaaatattttattattagccAAATAAATTCGCTGCATGCACACCACCagaagttgaaaaaataagtattaCGGAGAAATGATCTAAAACCTCAAGTTGATTGGCTCCCGAAGATGAACAAAATTATGTTATTCTTTAGGCATCacactaatttaatttatcaagcCTGCTatgacaaaactaaaaaatgaaaacttttCTCTAACTGACTTCCTAAATTTGCATTTTCAGTAACGTCATCCGAAATTAAATCATCAATGCAGTAATGGGCTAGAGGGCTGGGGGGGGTGTCCATTCTAACTCACTTTTCCAGATTAGCTAGGCATATATGAATTGCGCCTGCCAACAACATTAGAACAACATATTTCTGAGTTCAAGAACATTTAACACAAGAAAAGCTataatctttcaacattggaCTTCAAGAGCAACAAGGCATAGAATCAAAAAAGCCAGACATGAAAATCCCAACAAGAACAAGGTGGCATGCGTTGAACATAAGTTTTAGTACTAaccaaatcacgaaaagctcaGCCTAACATAAGAAAAAATGACCAGATAACGATTgaaaagaagagggaaaaaaatcacCTCATGAAAGGAGCATACAGGAATTCTCTCAATGCTTCTATTCTCTTTAGAGCAATCAATATCAAAAGAAACATTAGGCAGCACAACCCCATGAGAGATA of the Populus nigra chromosome 7, ddPopNigr1.1, whole genome shotgun sequence genome contains:
- the LOC133698354 gene encoding MACPF domain-containing protein CAD1-like codes for the protein MSLSSDALTTTLCNSIQALGRGFDVTSDIRLLYCKGATGSRLVHIDDEHTRDLDISHGVVLPNVSFDIDCSKENRSIERIPVCSFHEMAGQFNEKSGISGRIPLGSFNGMFNFTGSWQVDAAGTKSLAMVGHFIPLYKVQIAKVNLVLLEEVKRAVPSSWDPASLASFIESYGTHIVTSATIGGRDVVYIRQHQASPLSVSDIENYVKDIADQRFQDSTSTSIATPLKYKDKDVTVIFRRRGGDDLEQSHAKWAETVQLAPDVINMTFTPIVSLLERVPGIKHLARAVDLYLEYKPPIEDLQYFLDFQIAKGWAPEQNNLQRKEPVCQSLQFSLMGPKLYISPDQVTVGRKPVTGLRLSLEGIKQNRLSIHLQHLVSLPKVLQPHWDAYVAIGAPKWQGPEEQDSRWFEPIKWKNFSHVSTAPIEYADTSIGDLSGVHIVTGAQLGVWDFGAKNVLHLKLLFSKVPGCTIRRSVWDHSPSNPSAQRTNGASSSVANEKPSNDKKEDGNVGKLAKIVDMSEMSKGPQDVPGHWLVTGAKLGVDKGKIVLRVKYSLLNY